GTGATCGCTATGCACAAGCGAAAGTTGCTAGTGCTTAACCAACAGTATACTAGACGCGTGTCCATGGACACGAATTATGTCCTACAGTTTTCGACTAAATCATAATGGGAAGTTTTAGTTAAATTACAATTTTGCTATTGAAATTCACCTAGAAGGCAGAAATTGTCTTAGTGAGCAATCAGTGACACACATGAAGAATATCCCAAGCATGATTGGCAAATACGCATAGAGCATAACAGAATGCTGAGCCTCACCATGAGCGGAGGCTTTGAAACCGAAAAACACGCCATAACGAAAGAAGAGCGGTGACGACACCTTGAAGTTCCCCGCACTAGCTCCCGTTGACGTCACGAATTTGGACAGCATCTTGGACTATTTAATTATTTATCGATAACGAAGGATGGCATTGCATCGTAAACGACTCAAGGATTCGACCTAGCAAGTGTTGAAACCTTTTTCAACGCCGAAAGCGACGCAAACACGGGGAAATGCTTCTCAATCTGCGACGGCGCGCTGACGCAATGATGCTGCAGTTGAAACGCGAAATTTTACCAGGTAGTCGTTGACCTTCGTCTTCTCTGCCATTACCTAGCGATTCTCAGCCTAATATACGAAAATTGAACATCTGAGTAATTGGTTCACCAGTTTATACGATAACGTCCTTAGGGCACAACGCTGCCTTAGAGCGGCACTGATGCGAGTGTTTTGCAGCAAGGTTTCAGCCTAGATGTCACCTCTATATGTTATAACCGACGAAGGATGGCGGGCCGCGCTTCGGCAGCAGAGAAAAAAGGCGTGGCAtgtacatgtacctaaatatatggGGAAATTTTTGCGCACGggacgccggcgccggattttctgcgacacagggcccttaacggtGCCGCGTTAAAACAGGCGGTGCGCGCACCTGTTTCTTCCACTTCATGCGCCTGTTCTGGTACCAGGTCTTGACCTGCAGTTGCGTGAGTCCCAGCACCCGCGCCAAGTCGGCGCGGTCGGGGGTGGACAGGTACTTCTGCGAGTCGAAGCGCCGCTCGAGGCCCATCAACTGGCCCTCTGTGAACACGGTCCGGTTACGCCGCGCCTTGCGCAGCTCGCGGCCTGCCTGcagagcgtcgctggccgccgcCGAAGGGCTCAGGGGCAGGACGGGTGCCTGCGCTGAGTGCTGGTGCTGTACGGGACCAGCAAGGGCTGCTTCCACCGAAGACACCGCTGGACTGAGCGGGAACGCAGACGAAGGCCACGAGGCGCCTCCGCTTGACAGGTACG
This Dermacentor silvarum isolate Dsil-2018 chromosome 6, BIME_Dsil_1.4, whole genome shotgun sequence DNA region includes the following protein-coding sequences:
- the LOC119457071 gene encoding homeobox protein BarH-like 1, with the translated sequence MPFFSAGYPDLSAAYLSSGGASWPSSAFPLSPAVSSVEAALAGPVQHQHSAQAPVLPLSPSAAASDALQAGRELRKARRNRTVFTEGQLMGLERRFDSQKYLSTPDRADLARVLGLTQLQVKTWYQNRRMKWKKQVMQGGCAVPPTKPKGRPKKNSIPSLAQCQQAQRQLAMAAASARQPATDSMASFETRNGYTG